AAATAAAAAAATGTTTTAGGATTTTTATTATAAAAATCTTAAAACATTAATATTAACTATAAATTATCGTAGACAATTTGACCTTCCACAATTGTTGCTTTAACATTTAATTGCCCATCAACAATTGTAAAATCAGCATATTTGCCAACAGTAATTGATCCTGTTTCGGCAAAAAGACCAAATTGTTTCGCAACATTAATACTTGTCATTTTAGTTAATTCAATTAATGAACAATTGGTTACCTTATACATATTTTTTACACAATAGTCATAAGTCGCAGCTGACCCTGCTAAAACCCCATTTAATAATGTTACAGTTTGTCCTTTTTTAACAACATCTAAGCCCCCTAATTTATAAGGGCCATCTGGCATTCCTTTTGCTGTCATTGCATCGGTAATAATACAAATATGATCAGCCCCTTTGATTTTATAAACCTCTTTGACAACATTTAAATCATTATGAATCCCATCCGTAATTAGTTCACAAAGAATTTCGTCAAAATATAACCCCGCATTAATCATTCCGGGATTACGATGATCATAACGACTCATCCCATTATGTAAATGGGTAAAATGATTTGCCCCAATGCTAACTTCTTGTTCAACATCTTTAAAAGTCGCAGCTGAGTGCCCCATTGATGGAACAATTTTTTGTTCTAATAAATATTTCGTAAAACTACCATCTTGCAATTCTGGGGCATAAGTTACAATCCGAATATTATCATTTGATGCCCCCACTAATTTTTTCATAACATCAACATCTGGTTTTAATAATAATGTTTCTTCATGGGCTCCTTTAAAAACTGGAGAAATAAATGGTCCTTCTAAATGGGCACCAATTTGGCGTGCTTGGGGACCATTATTATGTTTTGCCATAAATTCGGCATAAACTGTTAAAATTTTTTCTAAATTGCTAACTGCTCCTGTTACTGTCCCTTGACAATAACGAGTAATTCCTTCTTTTGTAACATTTTTAGCAAAATTAACAAAACTATCAATTGTTCCTTGTTCAAAATTATAACCATAACCACCATGAACATGGCAATCAATATAACCAGGCATAATTGTTAAATTACTACAATCTAAACCATCAAGTTCGGTTACCCCCTGATTAATTGTTTTTATTTTTTGTCCTTCTACTTCAATTCATCCCAAATCAATAATTTCATCTAATAAAACTATTTTAGCATTTTTTAATATCATCATTCTTTTCTCCTCTAATATTTTATTTTTGGTTGTAATTCTTCCACAATTGCAACAGTTTGATCAGTGATAATTCAGTCAACATCTTTGGCGTGATAAAAATTATCATAGCCAATTACATTGAATTTTGTACTATCAGCTAAAATAACCTTTGCATGGGCCGAATTTAAGGCTAATGTTTCTAAATGTGACTCCTGTTCATTATTATTATACAAATTGCCATTAAAATCAATTGCATTAACAGAAATAAAGCTTTTTGAAAAATTTTCAATTTTTAAAGTTTTTTCGGTAAAACTACCAATAAAAGCTCCTGATTGATCGCGATATTTTCCCCCTAGCAAAATTACTTCATTAATATAACAATTTTCACGGGCTAGTTTATAAACATACCATGAATTTGTAATCACTTTAACTTCTTTTGTAATTAATTTAACAAAGGCTTCACAAGTTGTTCCCGCCCCAACAAAAATAACATCATTTTCTTTGACTAACTGCTGGGCTGTTTTTGCTAAAGTATTTTTAAGATTAGTATTTAAATTAGCCTTTGTCTGGCGTGTTTCTTCATTTTGATTAATATTGTTTAAAACATTAATTCCCCCATATGATAAATTAATAATTCCCTGTTCTTCTAATTCTTTTAAATCGCGGCGTAAAGTAATATAAGGAACATGGTGGGAATTCATATAATCTTTGACATCATTCATATTATAAAATGTTTTTTGTTTTAAAAAATCTAATAATATTTTTTGGCGCTCAATTTTATGCATAACTTTCTCCTTTTGGTAACAAAACACCCCGGTGGGTAACAAATAAATTATAACCTAAAAAAGAATAAATAATAATATCTATTCTTTTTATCAATTATCGTAAACTAATTAAAGCCATCACGGCACTAAATAATCCACAACCTCAAATTGCCGCAAAAATGGCAAAAATATTTAATTTAATAAATCGAAAAATTGAATTTGAGCCAACATGCTCAATATGGCTTTTCTTTTCTTGGTAACGATTTCATCAAATGTGCAAGCCAATAAAAATAAGCAAGAGCGTACCGAAAACACCAAGACCAATATATGAATATAAAAGGACGGTATTTGTTAAATCTACTGTAAAAATTAACATTGCTGTTTTAAAACGAGTTTACAATTTAACGATTTCACGAATTCGATCAGTAACATGCTCAACATCAGTACCAATCACCAGTTGAAGACCTTCTTGACCAATCCGAATAACTTGATACACTCCCGCCGCTTTTAATTGTTCATCGATGTCTAACTTATTGTCTTTAACAACCAACCGTAATCTTGTTGCACAATTTTCAATTACTTTGAAATTATCCTTGCCAACTAGG
The Spiroplasma chrysopicola DF-1 genome window above contains:
- the nagA gene encoding N-acetylglucosamine-6-phosphate deacetylase translates to MMILKNAKIVLLDEIIDLGWIEVEGQKIKTINQGVTELDGLDCSNLTIMPGYIDCHVHGGYGYNFEQGTIDSFVNFAKNVTKEGITRYCQGTVTGAVSNLEKILTVYAEFMAKHNNGPQARQIGAHLEGPFISPVFKGAHEETLLLKPDVDVMKKLVGASNDNIRIVTYAPELQDGSFTKYLLEQKIVPSMGHSAATFKDVEQEVSIGANHFTHLHNGMSRYDHRNPGMINAGLYFDEILCELITDGIHNDLNVVKEVYKIKGADHICIITDAMTAKGMPDGPYKLGGLDVVKKGQTVTLLNGVLAGSAATYDYCVKNMYKVTNCSLIELTKMTSINVAKQFGLFAETGSITVGKYADFTIVDGQLNVKATIVEGQIVYDNL
- a CDS encoding DeoR/GlpR family DNA-binding transcription regulator, which produces MHKIERQKILLDFLKQKTFYNMNDVKDYMNSHHVPYITLRRDLKELEEQGIINLSYGGINVLNNINQNEETRQTKANLNTNLKNTLAKTAQQLVKENDVIFVGAGTTCEAFVKLITKEVKVITNSWYVYKLARENCYINEVILLGGKYRDQSGAFIGSFTEKTLKIENFSKSFISVNAIDFNGNLYNNNEQESHLETLALNSAHAKVILADSTKFNVIGYDNFYHAKDVDWIITDQTVAIVEELQPKIKY